The following coding sequences are from one Ammospiza caudacuta isolate bAmmCau1 chromosome 10, bAmmCau1.pri, whole genome shotgun sequence window:
- the LOC131561700 gene encoding hydrocephalus-inducing protein-like: MVLSLMNKDKFLHVVKVSMESSPYFQLVSSSDAYRAVPPGASAPVRIRFTPSKNKDYCHELVCLTARERIVVPIRAIGARAVLDFPAQLDFSKCPVKVSTQQTLLVRNVGARAARYQLSTQSPFSVVPATGALGAGDTVQVTVAFHPLASGAHCGSLAVCCSSGEERIHTKLQGEAVDVNVGLSTNSVELDKTFTSMSSHRTLFIENRSNITAHFQWKAFATEEEENEAKRRQCLLRPPKEVSQENFPEEKEMEKVNGCCGDHSALLSSMVQEKMAKVQEDPMLFSDDIFFNEPMEGEIRPNCSAEIKVTFKPLEALEYGSVAYCSISATNLGLCFKFAPEEGIIAAGGSQAVQISFSATVLGSFEEEFQFSVAGSPTPAILTIKGSVTAPSLHFDLAELDFGDISFGFPYTQRCRLTNSSTVPLTFQLRMSDDGTQPAVDSVDQIRRDTDPAWSKGIHFHVEPREFTINPSGGTILPQGHRDIEVTLCSNTVMEFYRRLLVDLEGIGKGVASLIITARCLVPELQVSSPVLLCDECHLKVPYERKILIRNPSHLPVQALGTHRTNVLIGVFGDERNPLAFNILPLPGVLQPGESQQVTSTFSGHLNTTCNVPELCHMEGGSTSEVLVPRAASRQTPESAAGHGAGPVSCLPLLSGLGDAAEVGSRASPPLQAETVPESAAENGAEPAGLSEQPAADPTISVIPSSAGSSVARVTAAFQASPSVIHSPKSHLGEAHKGLGA; this comes from the exons ATGGTGCTGTCTCTCATGAATAAGGACAAG TTTCTTCACGTGGTGAAGGTCTCCATGGAGAGCTCACCTTACTTCCAGCTGGTGAGCTCCAGCGATGCGTACCGTGCCGTGCCGCCGGGCGCCTCTGCCCCTGTGCGCATCCGCTTCACCCCCAGCAAGAacaag gattattGCCACGAGCTGGTGTGCctcactgcaagggaaaggatCGTTGTGCCAATTCGGGCCATTGGTGCCCGAGCTGTGCTGgacttccctgcccagctggacttCTCCAAGTGTCCAGTCAaggtcagcacccagcagactCTGCTGGTGCGCAATGTCGGTGCCCGGGCAGCTCGGTACCAGCTGAGCACGCAGAG TCCTTTCTCCGTGGTGCCGgccacaggagctctgggcgCTGGTGACACCGTGCAGGTGACAGTGGCATTTCACCCGCTGGCCAGCGGTGCCCATTGCGGCTCCCTGGccgtgtgctgcagctcag GTGAAGAAAGAATCCAcacaaagctccagggagaagcTGTAGATGTCAACGTTGGGCTGAGCACAAATTCCGTGGAGCTTGACAAGACTTTCACCAGCATGTCAAGCCACAGAACCCTGTTCATTGAAAACAGGAGTAACATCACAGCCCACTTCCAGTGGAAGGCTTTTGCtactgaggaagaagagaatgaaGCGAAGAGGAG gcagtgcttgcTGCGGCCGCCCAAAGAGGTGTCTCAGGAAAACTTCCCCgaggagaaagaaatggaaaaggtgAACGGCTGTTGTGGAGATCACAgtgccctcctgagcagcatgGTCCAGGAGAAGATGGCAAAGGTGCAAGAAGACCCCATGCTGTTctctgatgacattttttttaatgagccaATG GAGGGAGAAATCAGGCCGAATTGTTCAGCTGAAATCAAGGTGACCTTCAAACCCCTGGAAGCGCTGGAGTATGGAAGTGTGGcttactgcagcatctcag CCACCAACCTGGGCTTGTGTTTCAAGTTTGCCCCCGAGGAGGGCATCATtgcagcaggtgggagccaggctgtgcagatctccttcagtgccaccgTGCTGGGGAGCTTTGAGGAGGAGTTCCAGTTCAGTGTGGCTGGATCTCCTACGCCTGCCATCCTGACCATCAA gggcagcgtCACTGCACCGAGTTTACACTTCGACCTCGCTGAGCTCGACTTCGGGGACATCTCCTTTG gctttccctACACGCAGCGCTGCCGCCTCACCAACAGCTCCACGGTGCCCCTGACGTTCCAGCTCCGCATGTCGGACGATGGCACGCAGCCGGCTGTGGACAGCGTGGATCAGATCCGCAGGGACACCGACCCGGCCTGGAGCAAGGGAATCCATTTCCATGTGGAGCCCAGGGAGTTCACCATCAATCCCAGCGGAGGCACCAtcctcccccagggacaccgggacatcGAG GTGACCCTGTGCTCCAACACGGTGATGGAGTTCTACCGGAGATTGCTGGTGGACCTGGAGGGTATTGGCAAGGGAGTGGCATCCCTGATCATCACAGCCAG ATGTCTCGTTCCTGAGCTCCAAGtgtcctccccagtgctgctgtgtgatgagtGCCACCTGAAGGTGCCCTACGAGAGAAAGATCCTCATTAGGAATCCcagccaccttcctg tgcaggccctgggcactcatCGCACCAACGTTCTCATCGGCGTGTTCGGGGATGAGAGAAACCCCCTG GCTTTCAAtatcctgccactgccaggtgtgctgcagccaggagagagccagcAGGTCACCTCCACCTTCTCTGGCCACCTCAACACCACCTGCAATGTCCCGGAGCTGTGCCACATGGAGGGAGGCTCCACCTCTgaggtgctggtgcccagggcgGCCTCACgt cagaccccGGAGTCAGCGGCGGGGCACGGCGCCGGCCCCGTGTCGTGCCTGCCGCTGctttcagggctgggggacgCGGCGGAGGTGGGTTCTCGCGCATCCCCGCCGCTTCAAGCCGAGACAGTCCCAGAGTCAGCGGCAGAAAACGGCGCTGAACCTGCGGGactctcggagcagcccgcggctgatcccACGATCAGCGTGATTCCCTCCTCGGCCGGCTCCTCCGTGGCCAGAGTCACTGCCGCgttccaggccagccccagtGTCATCCACAGCCCC aaatcccacctgggggagGCTCACAAGGGCCTGGGGGCTTAA